In Zonotrichia leucophrys gambelii isolate GWCS_2022_RI chromosome 6, RI_Zleu_2.0, whole genome shotgun sequence, one genomic interval encodes:
- the POLL gene encoding DNA polymerase lambda isoform X1 codes for MEPQGIVKAFPKRKKVRDGSEKSIPPKIPKEQGTEIPEAEWLKPVVAFVLQAGIGQARAEIFRRQIVHNGGVVHSQLCPEVTHVIVAEHMDCPRALRLLRLTKLRPGLQLVKAAWLSACIRDQKLLSTAGYGVFIPHRYLEEEEFQKEQQQILDREKVQPPAEEGAVKPSTESQLEDSSQRGLGTLGQQRLAEKYSDDEDSEGEDAGVTQGDLEALISGHYPVKSSEEISDSSETVAQPPSKWVCAQSSNTKKENHNQCITEKLEVLAKAYSVQGDKWRALGYSKAINALKSYHKPVTSYQEACKIPGIGKRMAEKILEILESGHLRKLDHISESVPVLELFSNIWGAGVKTAQMWYQQGFRTLDDIRSKAALSSQQAVGLKHYADFLERMPREEAAEIEQTVRQAALAIKPGLVCVACGSYRRGKATCGDVDVLVTHPDGQSHRGVFSKLLSSLRRSGFLTDDLVSQEDNGDQQKYLGVCRLPGPARRHRRLDIIVVPYREFACALLYFTGSAHFNRSMRALAKSKGMSLSEHALSSAVVRGPGGAKVAPGHTLPTPTERDVFIHLGLPYREPSERDW; via the exons ATGGAGCCACAAGGGATTGTCAAAGCCTTTCCCAAGAGGAAGAAGGTGAGGGATGGCTCGGAGAAAAGCATCCCTCCAAAGATCCCGAAGGAGCAAGGAACAGAGATACCAGAGG CAGAGTGGCTGAAACCAGTCGTTGCCTTCGTGCTGCAAGCCGGCATTGGCCAGGCCAGGGCCGAGATCTTCCGCAGGCAGATTGTGCACAACGGGGGCGTGgttcacagccagctctgccccgAGGTGACACACGTCATTGTGGCCGAGCACATGGACTGCCCCCGCGCCCTCCGGCTCCTCAGGCTCACCAAGCTGCgcccggggctgcagctggTGAAGGCAGCCTGGCTTAGTGCGTGCATTAGGGACCAGAagctgctgagcactgctggctATGGCGTCTTTATCCCTCACAG GtacctggaggaggaggaattccAGAAAGAACAGCAGCAGATCCTGGACAGAGAAAAAGTGCAGCCcccagcagaggagggagcagtGAAACCAAGCACTGAATCACAGCTGGAGGATTCCTCACAGCGAGGCTTGGGCACCCTTGGACAGCAGCGACTGGCTGAG AAATACTCTGATGATGAAGACAGTGAAGGAGAAGATGCTGGTGTTACCCAGGGAGACCTGGAAGCATTGATTTCTGGCCACTACCCTGTGAAATCATCAGAGGAGATCAGTGATAGCTCTGAAACAGTGGCCCAGCCTCCCAGCAAGTGGGTTTGTGCCCAGTCTTCCAACACCAAGAAGGAAAATCACAACCAGTGCATAACAGAGAAGCTGGAAGTGCTGGCAAAGGCTTACTCTGTCCAGGGGGACAAGTGGAGAGCTCTGGGCTACTCCAAAGCAATCAATGCACTCAAGAGCTACCACAAACCAGTCACCTCCTACCAG GAAGCCTGCAAAATCCCTGGCATTGGGAAGCGGATGGCAGAGAAGATCCTGGAGATCTTGGAGAGTGGGCACCTGCGCAAGCTGGATCACATCAGTGAGAgtgtgcctgtgctggagttGTTTTCCAACATCTGGGGAGCAGGGGTCAAGACAGCTCAGATGTGGTACCAGCAG GGTTTCCGGACGCTGGATGACATCCGCAGCAAGGCCgctctgagcagccagcaggCCGTGGGGCTGAAGCACTACGCCGATTTCCTGGAGCGCATGCCTCgggaggaagctgcagagatAGAGCAGACT GTCAGACAAGCTGCCCTGGCCATCAAGCCTGGCCTCGTGTGTGTTGCCTGTGGCTCCTACCGTCGGGGTAAGGCCACGTGTGGAGATGTGGATGTGCTGGTCACTCACCCAGATGGGCAGTCTCACCGTGGCGTGTTCAGcaagctgctcagcagcctccGCAGGAGCG GCTTCCTTACAGACGACCTGGTGAGTCAGGAGGACAATGGTGATCAGCAGAAGTACCTGGGCGTGTGCCGCCTGCCGGGGCCCGCGCGGCGCCACCGTCGCCTGGACATCATCGTGGTGCCGTACCGGGAGTTCGCCTGCGCCCTGCTCTACTTCACGGGCTCGGCTCACTTCAACCGCTCCATGCGCGCCCTGGCCAAGAGCAAGGGCATGAGCCTGTCGGAGCACGCGCTCAGCTCGGCCGTGGTGCGGGGCCCTGGCGGTGCCAAGGTGGCCCCTGGGCACACTCTGCCCACCCCCACCGAGAGAGATGTCTTCATTCACCTGGGGCTGCCTTACCGTGAGCCCTCCGAACGGGACTGGTGA
- the POLL gene encoding DNA polymerase lambda isoform X2 has translation MEPQGIVKAFPKRKKVRDGSEKSIPPKIPKEQGTEIPEEWLKPVVAFVLQAGIGQARAEIFRRQIVHNGGVVHSQLCPEVTHVIVAEHMDCPRALRLLRLTKLRPGLQLVKAAWLSACIRDQKLLSTAGYGVFIPHRYLEEEEFQKEQQQILDREKVQPPAEEGAVKPSTESQLEDSSQRGLGTLGQQRLAEKYSDDEDSEGEDAGVTQGDLEALISGHYPVKSSEEISDSSETVAQPPSKWVCAQSSNTKKENHNQCITEKLEVLAKAYSVQGDKWRALGYSKAINALKSYHKPVTSYQEACKIPGIGKRMAEKILEILESGHLRKLDHISESVPVLELFSNIWGAGVKTAQMWYQQGFRTLDDIRSKAALSSQQAVGLKHYADFLERMPREEAAEIEQTVRQAALAIKPGLVCVACGSYRRGKATCGDVDVLVTHPDGQSHRGVFSKLLSSLRRSGFLTDDLVSQEDNGDQQKYLGVCRLPGPARRHRRLDIIVVPYREFACALLYFTGSAHFNRSMRALAKSKGMSLSEHALSSAVVRGPGGAKVAPGHTLPTPTERDVFIHLGLPYREPSERDW, from the exons ATGGAGCCACAAGGGATTGTCAAAGCCTTTCCCAAGAGGAAGAAGGTGAGGGATGGCTCGGAGAAAAGCATCCCTCCAAAGATCCCGAAGGAGCAAGGAACAGAGATACCAGAGG AGTGGCTGAAACCAGTCGTTGCCTTCGTGCTGCAAGCCGGCATTGGCCAGGCCAGGGCCGAGATCTTCCGCAGGCAGATTGTGCACAACGGGGGCGTGgttcacagccagctctgccccgAGGTGACACACGTCATTGTGGCCGAGCACATGGACTGCCCCCGCGCCCTCCGGCTCCTCAGGCTCACCAAGCTGCgcccggggctgcagctggTGAAGGCAGCCTGGCTTAGTGCGTGCATTAGGGACCAGAagctgctgagcactgctggctATGGCGTCTTTATCCCTCACAG GtacctggaggaggaggaattccAGAAAGAACAGCAGCAGATCCTGGACAGAGAAAAAGTGCAGCCcccagcagaggagggagcagtGAAACCAAGCACTGAATCACAGCTGGAGGATTCCTCACAGCGAGGCTTGGGCACCCTTGGACAGCAGCGACTGGCTGAG AAATACTCTGATGATGAAGACAGTGAAGGAGAAGATGCTGGTGTTACCCAGGGAGACCTGGAAGCATTGATTTCTGGCCACTACCCTGTGAAATCATCAGAGGAGATCAGTGATAGCTCTGAAACAGTGGCCCAGCCTCCCAGCAAGTGGGTTTGTGCCCAGTCTTCCAACACCAAGAAGGAAAATCACAACCAGTGCATAACAGAGAAGCTGGAAGTGCTGGCAAAGGCTTACTCTGTCCAGGGGGACAAGTGGAGAGCTCTGGGCTACTCCAAAGCAATCAATGCACTCAAGAGCTACCACAAACCAGTCACCTCCTACCAG GAAGCCTGCAAAATCCCTGGCATTGGGAAGCGGATGGCAGAGAAGATCCTGGAGATCTTGGAGAGTGGGCACCTGCGCAAGCTGGATCACATCAGTGAGAgtgtgcctgtgctggagttGTTTTCCAACATCTGGGGAGCAGGGGTCAAGACAGCTCAGATGTGGTACCAGCAG GGTTTCCGGACGCTGGATGACATCCGCAGCAAGGCCgctctgagcagccagcaggCCGTGGGGCTGAAGCACTACGCCGATTTCCTGGAGCGCATGCCTCgggaggaagctgcagagatAGAGCAGACT GTCAGACAAGCTGCCCTGGCCATCAAGCCTGGCCTCGTGTGTGTTGCCTGTGGCTCCTACCGTCGGGGTAAGGCCACGTGTGGAGATGTGGATGTGCTGGTCACTCACCCAGATGGGCAGTCTCACCGTGGCGTGTTCAGcaagctgctcagcagcctccGCAGGAGCG GCTTCCTTACAGACGACCTGGTGAGTCAGGAGGACAATGGTGATCAGCAGAAGTACCTGGGCGTGTGCCGCCTGCCGGGGCCCGCGCGGCGCCACCGTCGCCTGGACATCATCGTGGTGCCGTACCGGGAGTTCGCCTGCGCCCTGCTCTACTTCACGGGCTCGGCTCACTTCAACCGCTCCATGCGCGCCCTGGCCAAGAGCAAGGGCATGAGCCTGTCGGAGCACGCGCTCAGCTCGGCCGTGGTGCGGGGCCCTGGCGGTGCCAAGGTGGCCCCTGGGCACACTCTGCCCACCCCCACCGAGAGAGATGTCTTCATTCACCTGGGGCTGCCTTACCGTGAGCCCTCCGAACGGGACTGGTGA
- the DPCD gene encoding protein DPCD: MAVPSWLERLRAAGKTALVQDGKRKIHYLFEDGKEMAEEYDIKTGQLISRKWREKNTLGGTGKWQVEVGEPTSPLLGALESELITESSSNPIFMRKDTLSSFQWRIRNLPYPKEVYSVCVEEEQRCCVIRTTNKKYYKKFSIPDLDRYHLPLDAAALSFTHANNTLIITYQKPKEILAAEEQLQKELKKIKAANSGDGDCKTQ, encoded by the exons ATGGCGGTGCCGAGCTGGCTGGAGCGGCTGCGGGCGGCCGGCAAGACGGCGCTGGTGCAGGACG GGAAGCGGAAGATCCACTACTTGTTCGAGGATGGGAAGGAGATGGCCGAAGAGTACGACATTAAGACTGGCCAGTTAATAA GTAGAAAATGGCGAGAGAAGAACACCCTTGGGGGCACGGGCAAGTGGCAGGTGGAAGTGGGAGAGCCAACCTCGCCACTCCTGGGAGCACTGGAGTCAGAGCTTATAACAGAGAGCAGCTCAAAT CCCATCTTCATGAGGAAGGATACCTTGAGCAGCTTCCAGTGGCGGATCCGTAACCTCCCCTACCCCAAAGAGGTCTACAGCGTCTGCGTGGAGGAGGAGCAGCGCTGCTGCGTCATCCGGACCACCAACAAGAA GTACTATAAAAAGTTCTCTATTCCTGATCTGGACCGATATCACCTCCCCTTGGatgcagctgccctgagcttcACCCATGCCAACAACACCCTGATCATCACG TACCAGAAGCCGAAGGAGATCCTGGCTGCAgaagagcagctgcagaaggagctgaaGAAGATAAAGGCAGCTAACAGTGGGGATGGAGACTGTAAGACCCAGTAG